One stretch of Podospora bellae-mahoneyi strain CBS 112042 chromosome 2, whole genome shotgun sequence DNA includes these proteins:
- a CDS encoding hypothetical protein (COG:E; EggNog:ENOG503NX97): protein MTTPNIPTGPDLHPDPGPDPESAFLLSAYTRLRATVTTLTTTHPVLPTPQTLTQTLSSLPSAPFDLPPSTPSSTLTHLLESILPSLNQQSTSPYYYGFVTGSCLPIAQAADNLVTALDQNVQVHFPQSSSSSGWVHSSATFVESTTLSMLLSLLDLPPSRFPAKTFTTGATGANILGLACGREYLISSRLSSPEKSVAKVGLVKACIAAGVADIKILTSKPHSSLLKAAKILGLGEECVLDVGQDAKPWRIDLDKLEPALKEAEKNSTACIIAISSGEVNTGRFATAIFDMPKIRSLADRYKAWIHVDGAFGIFARALPKTDQFLSLRACVAGMELADSICVDGHKLLNVPYDNGIFFSRHPSTLTQVFSNPGAAYLAPPPSSSAAGSQEDGIFGPLNIGLENSRRFRALPVYAVLKSEGREGMEAMFSRMVFLARKLASFIHNSEHYEMLPETENHVEEDIFMIVLFRARNEALNNVLVDRINQTGKMFVSGTQWQGRKAVRIAVSTWRVEVERDAKYVEGVLREVAESFVEA, encoded by the exons ATGACGACCCCGAACATACCCACCGGTCCAGATCTCCACCCCGACCCCGGACCCGACCCCGAatccgccttcctcctctcagCCTACACCCGCCTCCGCGCCACCGtaacaaccctcaccaccacccaccccgtcctccccaccccccaaaccctaacccaaaccctctcctccctcccctccgccccctttgacctccccccatcgactccctcctcaaccctcacccacctGTTGGAGTccatccttccctccttAAACCAGcaatcaacctccccctaCTACTACGGCTTCGTAACCGGCTCCTGCCTCCCCATAGCCCAAGCAGCAgacaacctcgtcaccgCTCTCGACCAGAACGTCCAGGTCCATTTCccccagtcatcatcatcatcaggaTGGGTCcactcctccgccacctttGTCGAGTCAACAACCCTATCCAtgctcctctccctccttgacCTGCCACCCTCCCGCTTCCCAGCCAAGACTTTCACCACAGGCGCCACGGGCGCCAACATCCTCGGTTTGGCCTGCGGGAGGGAATATCTCATCTCCTCCCGCCTCTCTTCCCCTGAAAAATCCGTGGCCAAGGTAGGCTTGGTCAAAGCTTGTATTGCCGCTGGGGTGGCAGATATCAAGATTCTGACGTCGAAACCCCATTCTTCGCTGCTCAAGGCGGCCAAGAtattggggttgggggaggagtgcgTGCTCGATGTAGGACAAGATGCCAAACCGTGGAGAATTGACCTCGACAAGTTGGAACCAGCCCTGAAAGAGGCTGAAAAAAACAGCACAGCATGCATCATAGCCATCTCCTCGGGCGAGGTCAACACCGGCCGGTTCGCCACAGCCATCTTCGACATGCCCAAGATCCGCAGCCTGGCTGACCGTTACAAGGCCTGGATCCACGTCGACGGCGCCTTTGGCATCTTTGCCCGGGCTCTGCCCAAAACAGACCAGTTTCTTAGTCTGCGTGCCTGTGTCGCGGGCATGGAATTGGCGGATAGTATCTGCGTGGATGGGCATAAACTTCTCAATgtg CCCTACGACAACGGCATTTTCTTCTCCCgccacccatccaccctcaCTCAAGTGTTTAGCAACCCGGGCGCCGCCTACCTGGctcccccgccatcctcctctgctgcCGGTTCCCAAGAAGATGGGATCTTCGGCCCTTTGAACATCGGCCTTGAGAACTCCCGTCGCTTCCGCGCCCTGCCAGTTTATGCCGTCCTGAAAAGCGAGGGCCGAGAGGGCATGGAGGCCATGTTCAGCCGGATGGTGTTCCTTGCCAGGAAACTCGCCTCTTTTATCCACAACTCTGAACATTACGAGATGCTTCCTGAGACTGAGAATCATGTCGAGGAAGACATCTTCATGATTGTGTTATTCCGGGCGAGAAACGAGGCGCTGAATAATGTTCTCGTTGATCGGATCAACCAGACGGGCAAGATGTTTGTGAGCGGGACGCAATGGCAAGGCAGGAAGGCGGTGAGAATCGCTGTGTCGACCTGGagggtcgaggttgagagGGACGCAAAGTATGTAGAGGGCGTCTTGAGAGAAGTCGCCGAGAGTTTTGTCGAGGCGTAA